The genomic region agaggcagagaaagagagagcaaggaaGTGGGaaccagagagagttagagggagagatgggggaaacGTATTCCTTCATATGGCCCATTAAAGATGTATGATGTGTCCTGGTGCTGGGGCCTGTGTGATTAATAGTGGCATAAAAGGAGATTACTCTGCCATCAAATATTTAGTGGCCTGGGAGGTTGTCAAAATGTAACCATTTGAAAGCAGTGAGGCCGTTTCAGCAAGAACGGCTGGTTAttttaggagggagggagggtgggagaaggatgggatggaaggagggacGTGGAGGATTGGAGAGCAAGGAGGGAGGATAAATGCTGTAATAACCGTTATGGGAGGGATATGTAATAAGAATATGGGAGGGATATGTGGGGAAAAAAGACGAATAGTGTTTGTCAGGTTTCACTGTAACCTAACCTTTgacctttttttgtgtgtgtttgtgtgtgtgttctcaggtgATATCAGGATTGGGGTCATGTCCTCCGGCTGCTGAACATGCTCTCACTGCTTCACTGGAGGTAAGACAGACACTCGTCTCCTCCCATACTTCTCTCTACagttttctcctctcttctcctctatcgTTCTTCTCTGCtgatttcctcctcctctcctctctagtctTCCCCTCTTCCTTTTCTCTCCATTCTATCTGATGTGCAGATGGTGGTGGATTATGCTGTTGACTTTTCATTATGGGGTTTGAATGGGCACTTTTGGAACTTGGAACTGAGTTATGGAAACCAAACAAAACATTGCTATTTCTGATGCATCTCATTCTGGAAGATAAAACGGTAAACACTGAGTGGAGTGTGTAGACTCTTCTTTGGCAATCACTCGCTTTTTCTCACAAAGGTATTTTGTTGTAACCGGGAAAATGTTCGGAGGCTTGTTTCTCTCTGCGTTCCGCCAatcccccacaccacacacagcggAGGGGACATTGTTAACTTTGTTGTGAAGGAGTTTAGAGAGGAGATCTGAACAGAGATCTGGTTATCTATCATTGGCAGGGGCTTAGCTGACGGGCAcaaacacaaacgcacacacacacactgggtcagGTCTATTGAGTTTAGATTGATCTAAAGATGGAGCGAACGATAAACTGGCGGCCCCACTCCGAACCCCgcgaccgacacacacacacacacacacacacacacacagtctcacacacacacacacaaatacgaacatcacacacacacatacacacacgctctTCCTCTCTCGTCTGACATGTCACATGCACAGAGCTCCTATCCTAAAGCTCACTGCAAACGTCCGCTTATCAGCAAATCGCATTCATGCAAGCCAAGACCACCAGTCTGTTTGGGTTGCTAGGCAATGGCAGACTTAAGTGAATCAGGTGTGTCCCTGCGGGCACTGTGCCCTTCAGCTATGTACCTGGCCTGCAGATGCAAGAAGTTATGTTCCTGTTTGTTCAGTTCATCATTGTGTGTCCACTGATATTTGAGATGTCATTGTCTGACTGAGCTGTTTCAGAGTTGTGACACACAACCCGTCTTATGCCTTGTTAAATGATGCACTCTcttgcgtgtgcgtgcgtgtagggAGTACAGGCTCTGATGGCCAGTGCAGTACAGCCTCTGCTGCTGTCGGTCAGTGACTCCATAGAAGCCATCATCATCACTATGCATCAGGAAGACTTCTCTgggttagtatacacacacacacacacactttaagacACCACACTCCTCAAGCTAGTTGTAACGTTCTAGGAGTACGGTTGGAGTTTAAGTTGTTTAAAGGGTCATGTTTACAGGTGGGCTTGGTGACATAGTGCTACAGAGCTTTATATGTGACAATACGTTGTCTGTGATACTATTATCTGATTGTCTCTCTGTTTCACCAGGCACCAAACAGCATCTGTTGCTAATTTACATTTACAAaatgtttctctctttcccctgagCTTGACAtttacacactcatacacacatccTCAGGCTATCTACTGTTCTACACACACCGCTCTGCTCTTGTATAGAATCCTGTGTGCGTTGTTTCTTCAGCCCCCTGTCCAAATGACCTTTTCATGGTCAGATAAACACAATGTGGCTAAGTGGCTGAACTCACCCCTGCCCCCTTTCTCCCCAACAAATACACTTGTACACACACTCTTGCTCTTGTGTTGTGCAGAGGGAGCTCCTTGCAGTGACCATCGTAAAACTagttctaacacacacaccctgttccTCACACACACGTCCTCTGAGTGAACTCTTAGTCACGCTACCATCCAAGTCTCCCTGAGGCATTGACCCCACTGACCGTCTCCCAGATAGCCATAGGGACACAGTGGCAGAGTAGCTGTTGCAGGATTCGAGTCACAGCGGCGATATTGACGTGATAAAAAAGGCTGGGAGGTCTCATTTTGTAAGAAGGTCAAGTCTGAATCAGCAAGCATCCATGGATGCCCTGTGGAACCTAGCTGTGAGACCAGCAGCTCACTTGTCAATGTGTGCACACACAGGTAGAACCAGTCTAGACTATAGAATTAGGAATGAATTTAACAGGGTCTTTATggtctagaccagtggttcccaaactgtggggcgcACCCTCTTAGGTGCACAAGGTGACATTTCTccattgggtagtgcatcatcagtatACGTCTTGTCATACCTTAGAGAGCGATTTACAACTTGGTCAGAAGTGcacagatcaactagcccatgtcagctaacgttTTCTGGCTAGGTTTTCTAGCCCATAGATTTTGTAGTAGTGTtcgagtcactcaaatatcacacgAGTACACATTAgatatggcaaaatgtgtagaattgcaggaaataagctttaaacctgcaaagTGTTCTCTTGGCCAACAAGAGGGATGTGAACAGTTTGTGGTGCGCgcagcgtgggggggggggcgagggATGTTTCCCAGTGCTGGAaggggggcctgagtgaaaaaGTTTAGGGACCCTTCATCTCTAAACCCTCTACAGTTGCATTCAGATATTCTCCCTCCATTCATGCCGTGGTCCATTCATATTACCCAGACTCGTCTCTGTACAATTGAGAGGCTCCCAATGGACCTGTAGACTCAGTTAGTCTTGGGGCTTTGCAGTCAtgacacagactcacacacacacacacacacacacacagctagcagGGTCCCGTTAGACAGAGCCACACAAAGGGTCCCTGCGTCAGTACTGTAGCCTCCTGCCGCTGGCTAAATGTTATCGGCCCCTGGCACCCGCTGGTTATTCTGTCACGGCCATACATACAGAGACCGAGAGCTCAGATTGACATTCAGCACTCTGAATACAGACTAGACTGCTTTCCGCTCTCTGAACTTACACAGACAAGGCCCTGCTGGGACTTAGCCGACTCACAGCACacgcatacccacacacacacacacacacacacacacacacacacacacataggtatAGTGTGTAGTCACTTAATGGCCTGAGGTTCAAGGTTATGAGTCAGACCTTTAGTCAGTGGCCTatactaacctgtgtgtgtgtgtgcgtgcgcataaGCGTTGAAGGATTTGCACTGTTTGTTGTGGTGCGGTCTTATGTAAGCAATCACAGACAGAtatttctatttctgtctctgtgtccaggtctATGTCCACCCCGGGGAAGCCGGACGTGCCCTGCTCTCTGTACATGCGGGAGCTACAGGGCTTCGTGGGCCGCGTGATGGCGGACTACTTCCGCCACTTCCAGTGTGTCGACTTCATATACGACAACACAGAGAGCATAGCCCAGCGCTGCATCACACTGTTCATCCGCCACGCCAGCCTGCTGCGCCCCCTAGGGGAGGGAGGCAAGATGAGATTGGCGGCTGACTTCGCTCAGGTGAGGAGAAGGGCTGTATGTGAGGGTTGTATGTGAGGGTATGATCGGTATCTCTCTCCGTACCTGCCTGTCAGCTCTCCTtcgctgtttgtctgtctctcggGTTTTTCTGTGCATCTTGAAGTTCACCAAGTAACTCTATAATCGTGTTCTCACTGTGCTATTTCTTCTGTGTTTTTAGATGGAGCTGGCCGTCGCCCCTCTCTGTAGGAGAGTGTCTGAGCTGGGGAAACCCTACCGCCTGCTGAGATCTTTCAGGTATGTTATTACATCACTGCTTGTTACACATGTATGACGCATTAGTTATGCATAGTTATTACATCAGTTATTATGCACAACCTATTCCTGGTAAACCTTTGATGAGATGGGGAACGCCTCAATAGCAGCGGTAGTTTCCAGAGTGAGAGTGGCTCTTAATGAAGATGTTAGTCATTATTGGAGGGTTAGAGAGCTGTAATTCTCTCAGTCTCCCTGCCGTCTGCCTCTACTTAGACGCTAGGGTAATGGTTTAAAGATAATGGGTAAAGGCTAATGCTGTAACACAATGAACACGTTATTTAGGCTACCTCAAtgtagctggtgtgtgtgtgtgttttgtaaggCCCCTGCTGTTCCAGAACAGTGAGCTGATAGCCAGCAGTCCAGCCGTGGGGGATCTGATTCCATACAGCACCCTGCTACACTTCCTGTTCACCAGAGCACCGTCTGAGCTCAAATCACCTCACCAGGTACATATAtacaaatttctgccctgctagagctgtcccggtcaactgtaagtgctgttattgtgaagtggaaatgtctaggagcaacaacggctcagccgctaaGTGGTAAGGccccacaagctcacagaacgggaccactgagtgctgaagcacaagACCTGTTCGTCGGAAGCTttataaaatgggtttccatggccgagcaggcgcacacaagcctaagatcaccatgtgcaatgccaagtgtcggctggagtggtgtaaagctcgccgccattggactctggagaagtggaaacacgttctctggggtgatgaatcactcttcaccatcttgcagtccgacggacaaatctgggtttggcgaatgccaggagaaagtttggtggaggaggaataatggtccaaggctgtttttcatggttcgggctaggccccttagttccagtgaagggaaatattaacgctacagcatacaatgacattctagacgattctgtgcttccaattttgtagcaacagtttggagaaggacattttctgtttcagcatgacaatgcttccgtgcacaaagcgaggtccatacagaaatggtttgtcgagatcggtgtggaagaacttgactggcctgcacagagccgtgacctcaaccccatcgaactcgtttaggatgaattggaacacgaaccaggcctaatcacccaacatcagggctcgacctcactaatgctcttgtggctgaatggaagcaagtccttgcagcaatgtcccaacatctagtggaaagctttctcagaagagtggaggctgttatagcagcaaaggggggaccaactccatattaatgcccatgattttggaatgaaatgttcgactggcaggtgtccacatatttttggtctTATAGTGTACCTACAAACTGCTATATACACACTTATCTATACTGATTCCAACTGTCATCTTTATCTTAACTTTGTACAAATGTATCCCTCTTCCACAGAGAGCAGAGTGGTCCATCGCTCGCTACTCCCAGTGGCTGGATGACCACCCTTCAGAGAGAGACCGCCTCACACTCATTAGGTAACTGCAGGAGAATGACAAAAGTCTTACAGCCTTTGAGACCGCTGGTGGGATGTTTGGTATCACTGAGGAGTGAGTGAGCACCCTCTTGTGGTAAAGTGATGAAATTCCCATCAGTTAGTGTGTCTTTAGCAACGCCATCTCCTTCTGTGTGTACTAGGGGTGCTCTGGAAGCCTACATGCAGAGTGTGAGGGCTCGTCAGGGGAAGGAGTTCGCCCCCGTCTACCCCATCATGGTTCAGCTGCTGCAGAGGGCCACCAGCGGAGCCCAGGACTCCAGGACCTGAGGGAACTACCGCTCCCATGATGCAACTGTGCGTTTCACATGGGCATGGAGAATGGCTCCGTGAAGAACACATCCAGATATTATGAATGTTATGACTATAGAATTAGAATTTGTAGAACAGACATGGCTATGAACAAGCCTTTTTAATGGTCCACCCAACAGGAGTTTCCATTATTGATATGACTTAAGGGTTGCTCCATTTCTGTGGATGTGATAAGGAGCAATTCAAACATTCCAAATGGAACGCCACACACCATGTTGTATGCACATTTCTGTTCTGCTAATTCTATAACTATGCCACAGAGGGCAGCACAAGGGGGAAGTTACCTGTGTTTCATACTATTGAACGGGGAAATAAATGCTTGCTAGTTATTGGTAGGGGCTTTACTGGTTAACCACATTTTGTTCTATTAAATGCTTTATTGTGAACAATAATTATCATTATAAGGAATGATTGATGGTAGGACTTTAATAATAGTTAACCTAATCTAAGGGCTCTTCAATCTATATGGTGGAAATTCCGCGTAATTTAAATGCAATGTTCCTGCCGGGTTTGCCGTAAACTACCTTTAGATTAATAGCTCGCTAAATATAACACTTCAGCGATATGGATTGATTAGAGCCCTGTCTGGCCTATACAACTGTTCATATGTTCTGTCTTTAATGATGTACTGTGGGTCTAAAGCTCTATGGTTGTGGTTATAATAAAACGAGAAGTAAAACAAGTTGTTGTGCCTGATAAGAGGGCTCCCTGGGGAAGGCTTGTAATCTTGAGCCCTGTTTATACCTCGTAATATGCAGCATGTGTCCTAATCTTGTCCACAGGTGCATTACACGCAGGTTGCGACCCACACGGTTGTCAGTTTGAATCCCAGTTTTGACTTCTGTTGTCCAATCTTACCCAATTATATTTCTAAGTTAACTTTGACTGAACAGCTTTAAATATGTGGGGTACATTAGGATAGAACGACACCCTTTCTCAAAGGAGGTATATTAAATGCGGTTTTATCGGGTAGCTAATCGTTTTGCAATAAGTGAGCACAATCACAATTTGGATTGGCATGTTTTTCAATAAATAGTATATTTTTAACTTCCATTCATTCTCCTTGGTTTGGCTGAGTTGTGTAAACTGtctgaatttttattttttaaatgtatcacCCAGTACCCACAAGGCAAAATGTCAAAGATGAGTTTTTACAAGGATAGGGAAAATATTTCCACTGCTTTATTTGTGCATGCTTCATTGTGAATGGAGCATGAAGAACttacacattcacacaaacagaCATATGATAAATACAGGAAGTAGTCTTTAAACAGGCCACTTCCATTGGTTGACAGGAGGCTCTTCAATCAGTGGTTCCCATGGTTTCCACTCTGCCATCTTCCTGGATAGTGCCAACTCACACTCCGCCTGGAGGGAAGAGGAAACTAGTGGGTCAGATAAGGCAAGGGATGTAGGATAAatggggaagagagacagtaTGCGGGAGGTTTTTGAATGCTTCAAAATAGTTTAAGAAACAACAATGTCTCAGTAGCCGTGGTTACACCTTGCATTAACATGGCTGTCGTGATCAGATCGACATGCGTCTACACACAGTAATAAAAAGTGATTCTTATCTGCCCACTTTGTCCTTATTGTGACCAGATTCCCCGGTCCCTCCCTGTATGCATATTAATCCGACCTACCATTATGACACAAGCTGTATAAAAGACGCGATTTTATAATCAATCGTTTTAAACTCATCATTAGAGCCTACTTTTGTTATCCAACGATTTAAGACTGGGCGTAACGGACTACTGTGCCGATAACCTCGACTTGTCCAGCAGCCATACAAATAAATATTCAGAGAATCTCTCCCATCCCTAAAAACGTCACCCCCACAAACAATCTGGATGCGTATACAAAATACAATTATTGCACAGTATAAATACAAATATGACTAAGCCCTAATGCACACAGTAAAAACAAACCGGTTAAGTTAGAGTCGGATACAAAGTCCATCTCTGAATGGCGCAACGCATTATCCAAACAGGTCTGGATAGGTTTGTTCTTTACGCATCATTGCTTACATCCATTATCTTTACATTATTAAGTCAACTTTAGTATAGGCCTAAACGGTACCAAAGGAATACAAAAAAAGTGACATGCTGGGAGAATTACCATGGTTTAGTTTCCTCAATCATTGATAATTCACTAACGGTACCTCAACATGTTCTGGGTAGAATGTGttatcacactctccgcagccgatgtgagtaagacctttaaacaggtcaacattcacaaggccagactgaataccaggacgtgtactgtgagcatgcgctgaccaactggcaagtgtcttcaccaaCATTTTCAACCTCCCTGTCCGAGtttgttttaagcagaccaccatagtgcctgtgcccaagaacactaaggtaacctgcctaaatgactactgaaccgtagcactcacatctgtagccatgaagtgctttgaaaggatagtcatggctcacaactccattatcccagaaatcctagacccactccaatttgcataccgcagcAACAGAtccagacgatgcaatctctattgcactccacactgccatttcccacctggacaaaaggaacacctatttgagaatgctattcattgactacagctcagcgttcaacaccatagtgccctcaaaactcatcaatccgctaaggaccctgggactaaacacctccctctgcaacaggatcctggacttcctgacgggccgccccctggtgataagggtaggtagcaatccatccgccacgctgatcctcaacacgggcccctcagggttgcgtgctcagtcccctcctgtactccctgttcactcatgactgcatggccaggcacgactccaacaccattaagtttgccgatgacacaacagtggtaggcctgatcaccaacaacgacgagacatcctatagggaggtggtcagagacctggccgtgtggtgccaggacaacaaccgctccctcaacgtgatcaagacaaaggagatgattgtagactacatgaaaaagaggaccgagcccccattctcatcgatggggctgcagtgaagcaggttgaagttccttggtgtccacatcaccaacaaactaacatggtgcAAGCAAACCAAGACAgtcgaagagggcacgacaaaacctattcctcctccagagactgaaaagatttggcatgggtcctcagatcctcaaagtttctacagctgcaccatcgagagcatcctgaccgcaagggactacagagggtagtgcgaacggcccattacatcactggggccaagatctctgccatccaggacctctataccaggcggggtcagaggaaggccctaaatattgtccaagactccagccaccctagtcatagacggttctctctgctactgcacagcaagcggtaccagagcgccaagtctaggtctaagagGCCTCTAAACAgagtctacccccaagccataagactcttgactatttgcattgcctgtACCCCCCTTTTACATTGCTGCTAATGTTATCTACTAtcatcactttaataactctacctacatagtagtacatattacttcaactaaccggtaccccctgtatatattctcgctattgttattttacacttttatttcttatccatattttttttaaactgcattgttggttaggggcttgtaagtaagcatttcactgtaaggtctacacctgttgtattcggcccatgtgactaataacattgaTTTGATAGCAAGACGCGTGGTCAAATTATGAAAATGCATGGATAAAAGCAGCAATCTATAAAAAGTGCAAAGGAGCAAGCATGTAAAGCAAAGGCTTTATAAAGGAACAAAGTGTCAATCTAAAAGTAGCCTGAAGAGTCCATCGTAATTTAAGCCTACATTAGCCTATTGGACAGTAGCCTGAAGAGTCCATCGTAATTTAAGCCTACATTAGCCTATTGGACAGTAGCCTGAAGAGTCCTTCGTAATTTAAGCCTACATTAGCCTATTGGACAGTAGCCTGAAGAGTCCATCGTAATTTAAGCCTACATTAGCCTATTGGACAGTAGCCTGAAGAGTCCATCGTAATTTAAGCCTACATTAGCCTATTGGACAGTAGCCTGAAGAGTCCATCGTAATTTAAGCCTACATTAGCCTATTGGACAGTAGCCTGAAGAGTCCATCGTAATTTAAGCCTACATTAGCCTGAAGAGTCCTTCGTAATTTAAGCCTACATTAGCCTATTGGACAGTAGCCTGAAGAGTCCATCGTAATTTAAGCCTACATTAGCCTATTGGACAGTAGCCTGAAGAGTCCATCGTAATTTAAGCCTACATTAGCCTATTGGACAGTAGCCTGAAGAGTCCATCGTAATTTAAGCCTACATTAGCCTATTGGACAGTAGCCTGAAGAGTCCTTCGTAATTTAAGCCTACATTAGCCTATTGGACAGTAGCCTGAAGAGTCCTTCGTAATTTAAGCCTACATTAGCCTATTGGACAGTAGCCTGAAGAGTCCTTCGTAATTTAAGCCTACATTAGCCTATTGGACAGTAGCCTGAAGAGTCCATCGTAATTTAAGCCTACATTAGCCTATTGGACAGTAGCCTGAAGAGTCCATCTTAATTTAAGCCCACATTAGCCTATTGGACAGTAGCCTCGCTCATACTTAGGCTACAAAAAGCTATGCGCCTTTACGCATCAGTTTGGACATCTTCTGCACTTTATTGATATCTGAACAGGATTGCATTATAATATGACTATTATTTTCATATCTGCTATAGCAACTGAAAGACTATTCACCACCCTGCCAATACATTTTTACTTCCGTTTAAATGTTGGTATTACAGTCCTTGGCCTTTCTGTAGCCTATGATGTTTTCAAACATCTGATTTTGCGCTGGCATTGGATGTGAGAACAGGAGAACCCTTTCTTTCATTCGGGACAATATGTCAAACATATTTTTCTATATTCCAATTTTAATCGGCGCTGGACGCACAGTGCCAGTTGGCACTTGGTTTGTAAAGACCATGATCTTAATTCAACTGGTCggtttgctttttttttttttgagaggCCGGGACAACCGTGACGTTAGCCAAATGTATACGCTTTCGTTGTCCGGATTTGTTTACACtttttattatattttaccaggtaagttgactgagaacacattctcatttacagcaacgacctggggaatagttacaggggagaggaggagggatgaatgtgacaattgtaaactggggatgattaggtacccgagggacagattgggaatttagccaggacaccgggggttaacacccctactcttacgataatgACCATTTTTAGGTATCCACTTCAAGGATATCCGCACAAGATGTGTCATCGACTACCTCCAGAGGTGGTCAGTAAGAAATTatcacaatcagatcacaatgtgtcttttgattgtctacacctgtcaacaaATGTGGGCCCAACCCGAATTTGGACACGATCAGGACAACGGACGCATGTTGAAACCAGGTATAAACCGGGCTAGAAAAAGCAACTCTAGGAGGAAGATACAAAGCAATGAAAAGAGTGTGAGGCTCCTCTCTGTACCTGGTGAATGACCTCCTCGATCTGTCCACAGTTGATTTTCTTCTCTAGTTTCTCCACATCAGGCTCCTTTCCATTGAAATGAAGCCAGAAAATAAAATGATCTATATGGATTTAAACACACAGATGCCATCCCAAACAATATCTCGTAACATGATATCAAATATAAAAGTCAATAAGGGGATAACCTCACAGAGGTTCATACAAGTTTAAGCTAATACATGAAATCAGTCGCAATGAGGGCTGGTAGGAAGGGTTTTCTACTGTGTTAAACTTAACCTGACCCTGGTCTAGCTGTGAGTGTAACTTACAGCTTTGATAAGGTCAAAGCGGTCATGGACAAGCTGTTCTGTGTACTTTCTGTAGGCTGCGTCCTGAGGGATGATCTGGAGAGACGCCAGGATCTTACTGTACAGGATCCTCAGGCGctgagggcacacacacacacacacacaaacgttacATTTAAAGACAAAAGTAGTTGTGGTCTACTACTGCCGTTTATGGTCATTACACCAGCTACACAACTACTAAAGCTGTATATTATGGTCATTACTGGGGACTCAC from Oncorhynchus kisutch isolate 150728-3 linkage group LG9, Okis_V2, whole genome shotgun sequence harbors:
- the LOC109896747 gene encoding NADH dehydrogenase [ubiquinone] 1 alpha subcomplex subunit 5-like, producing MAGVLKKTTGLVGLAVSHNPHERLRILYSKILASLQIIPQDAAYRKYTEQLVHDRFDLIKAEPDVEKLEKKINCGQIEEVIHQAECELALSRKMAEWKPWEPLIEEPPVNQWKWPV